A segment of the Schistocerca nitens isolate TAMUIC-IGC-003100 unplaced genomic scaffold, iqSchNite1.1 HiC_scaffold_517, whole genome shotgun sequence genome:
taacatgccttcgacattcgcagtgtacaacaccttaggttagggttggcgtcgcttgggttaggttaggttacgttaggtggacgtgggttaggttaagggttaaagttaggttaggcgtcaaagttaggttaagcgttcggacgtgaggcgtcaggtggccgcacctaccttacggccggacatcttaggttaggctaagggcgccgaggtcacgttacgttcaccttcgggcgccacacgtagctgtcacaggtaggtagtagttcggtcggtcggtcgtcggcaagccgcaaaaaactacagacgacgtcgacaacaagaccgagcaggaggcagatatataccgagcgccaaagagaccgaccacacacacacacacacacacacacacacaaaacaacaaacaccacccaccggccaaaggggcaccaaaaaaacccacaaagccgagcaccacacgtcgcgaccagaggcaacccgcaaccgcaacggcgctttccgcaccgggccggatgcacgtacgacaacaccgctacccgtacacaaggcctcccattgcacacagccgctctgtgttcaacatcatcaatggcgcgcccgcggctcgtcgcggtcgcagccatgacgccgccgccacttttgcaccaacacattcacgcaccgcaaaacagctcgccgacccaccgacacagcacagccgacaaacaaaaacaaccgcggcggcggcaacaaaacaaaacaaacacctcgcaccaagcgtccgacagaaaacaaacggacaggcacacaggcctctgctaacgaccacgacacagcggcacgctgcccctttcccgccactctcgattcacagcgcacgcgaccccgtcgtcgacgacgacacgcgacgggctcgcttcccgcaacctacacctttccgccactacgcacggctccacccgacgcccgtcgcaacggcactactgcacgcactatcacccccgccgccgccgccgccgccgccgccgccgcctcctcctctctcccccttcccgtacacaacaacacagccaaaaacacactcacgacccaaacataacaacatggcacgtgcatcggcgcacacccccaaccagtcaccgtcgacacaaccacacgcaaggcacggaaaaaccggcgtccttccacgttgccatcaaagcagcacaaacaaccacacaggaggaaccaccaacaactgccggccggccggcaaccaccaaacgcacattcccgctcgccaccacacacctctcggcagccgtttcgcaaagacatgacatgacatgacgcgacatcatcgcatcacgggcgacgcacgcacaccgacccactttcccgcccgtctctctctctctttttcttccgacgccttcggccgagcacacacgtacgtggcacaacgcccaacacagtcacacacagtcgacaggcgcacgcccaggcacgcaacgacgcagcgcagcaaaggcgcccgcgacacatacctcctctcccgtctcgccgccgaccgccagccagccactcgcaatgtgcactggccaaccggacacacgtccaccgcgccgcctccgaccacccgccagggggcgctcacgtccgcgacaacagcgcggcccgccgccgggcgggcccagcccggcccaggcggcgcgcgctgctctgcactcggcgcgccgcgccacacatcctgctgcagaccgggctcgtctctctgtacgcgtctgcgtctgcccgcatctcatcttcctgcgcatcaacacaaacgaggccacgtgagcaaacccccgtcacaacgccacatcacgcactgccttgtcgaccgcctaaataaatgcactcacccaccagccatccgcttcgtcctcttcttgcttactcgttgttcgtcgttgttgctgctgcaccagcaccagcaccagcaccggcggcggcggcggcggcggcggcggcggcggcggcggcggcggcggcggcagcggcagcggcagcgcacacagcccccagccggccgcatccgagggggccccgccgccagcgtcgcctccttgggcacaggtgcggtgctgtggccgcccatccaaccgcatttgctggccgtcccagccgccaggcaggcgttcccactgccgcgcaccgcctctgctgcagaagacgaacaaacgaaacgtacaaacatacacgcacccgaagcgtggccacacacggacgggaccgacaggctccaaggcgaccaaacgatggaaaaacaaacacaaaaacaaaagacacgcgagcgagcgagcaagcacgcagtcgcctcgcctctgtcctcccgcccccgcccttctccccaccacatgcccacaaacaccaccgcctgcccgcatctccacattcgccccctccatttgttcccttgcgttcgttccttccttccttccatgtgtctgcgtgcgcggcgcctctccaacatccgccgtccgtccgtcccgttttcgccgtaccacacgccaccgtcggcgccgcctcgcctcctcccagtccaccaccgccgccgcccctgtccgccccgcacaccaccatacaccgctgcttgtcccggccgttgccaccaaaggcgccagccgcaaaccgcgccaaacgccgcagcgcgcgtgcgtccttccttcttgcttgcttctccgtgccgacgctgcctctattcccgcacccattcggccgacaagcactggcgtcgacgacacagccgttgggctccggcactgcgcgtaccggagttacacgcgcaccccccctcgcgaacgcacgactcattctctttgttgtttctcctctttcttacgtcttcgtttcttgtttgtttgtttttttttttttcctcccaccgccgcatgtgacacaatggcctccctccccctttcgttcgttgtcgccgctttgtttctctttctcattggtgcacgtccgacgcgctccatttccaccacaccacggccatcggcctcctcaacgggcaggcgcagtgtgccattctccggcgcacaagcacaccgcgcggctcgctctcctcgcccccacgccacgccacgccacgcagcacaaatgatgctgtctcgcaacacgacacacggtgcgcacacccccgaccacgcggctcttaaaaggcatggcaccggcgacatgcgccgccccggcccgcatccgtcgtctcacgttcactgccggccgcgtctgaggctacaaccgcaccacaacaacggtcccctcccggcaacacatttgttgcacaaacacaaccgccgagcgcagcgcgagccacccacacgcgccctccccgtctttaaaagcctccgcgtctcctttctcctttcgcgcccctcccatctcccgaatatgccagcagcggtgccactaccgcgaaacggacacgccttccgggccacatgcaagggcacgcccaccaccaactactgccatattcgcggacgcagttaggcaacacgcaacgcactctccacctactttctctctctcgtccattctctttaaaacacacgaaccaaccaaccacggctaacacactttttcgcgacacctttgactgcgttatcttgaccgtgacggcagctatcgaccttccaattccccactaaacacacacacacccctacatacacacccttcgctacaccggacaacaacagcgtacacaacaggagggcacacgaaacggcaggcaagggcaacgcattctcatagattcctcctccgagccatgtcggcgaacgtttcatccgggaaggcaatgcaattcagccgtcaccacggccgacacctgcagccgcgccgtaaacgcctttcagtgcggctgcaatgcacgggaacgttccgttgctatagacagcgcctctccgtttttccctgcttcgttttccggtgattgcttctccattttgtttgttttattactttccgttcccctcctccaccattgtttccgtccccaacagttttgctcattccacacgttctgcccagacacgacactcgaccgatcaaaggtcagcctttcgtcaccgttcgcggcgccgacggtgccacagtgcgactggtgtgaacaccgacacgttgccatgacgccggtgtaccgcgccgatattgacagttactcagagccgccggatcggatcacatcaccgacacacctgccatttcacaccgggggacacagaccaacgaaacgcgtgtacgcccataacaacaaacaacgaccgtcgtcgtctagcctcacgcttactgtactcaaccgaacacacgtgcaccgtgaatgacgtgcgtgcgcacaacagtccaatcaatcatcagtcaaactgcagaaacggctatcatcaaatcaagggccaaataggtacaccaccgtgcgtgtcgcctaccccacccgcccgtacatttcttggcgacttcgtaatggatgatagtacgacacgtccatttaaaacgtcaccaacacacacacaccaacgcgccgtacagcaaagggaatagtcgacggcaacacaacatttcaccctcgccatcatgtatgatgtgacaacagacggccgtaacggtgacatccaacaatcaatcaatcgcgaggactttcaattgcagtcacgtgactaaccgggcagacggagacaaagacatgaatcagcgccacagacagcaccaacacctcctatcgatctatctgtgtgtcgacaaacaaccacgccaagactcgtgcacgcattccacgtcacaccggcggcaaccaaaccctcgcggccgtaccccagtaaccacaaccacaaccacattcgagaccacaccaccacggcacagcagcaccaccagctgcctcgcaaccaaccaaaccgggtagctatgccgcccctctcactcactcactcactcacacacacacaaacaattccgctcttcccgcaaaggcaatttggtggccctgaaaagggccgttttgccgctctcgcaacggagggagcttccttccttccttccttccttccttccttccttccaagagccgaagtaacaacctcctccttacttggagctcgtgtacttggtcaccgccttcgtgccctcgctcacggcgtgcttggccagctcgccaggcagcaagagccgcacagccgtctggatctcgcgggacgtgatggtcgagcgcttgttgtagtgcgccaggcgagacgcctcggccgcaatgcgctcgaaaatgtcgttcacgaagctgttcatgatgctcatcgccttcgacgagatgcccgtgtcggggtgcacctgcttcagcaccttgtagatgtagatggcatagctctccttcctcttgcgcttcttcttcttgtcgcccttcgaaatgttcttctgcgccttgccggccttcttggcggccttcccgctagtcttgggcggcatctcgaacgtacaacaacaggcagcaagcgctccgctctagtcagcgtctccccacacagtggcacccgccgctaccgcaacaccgcacctttaccagctcgccctgttgcggccgccgaccaatggggcgcgcgcgcaaccggccgccgcacccgagcccataaagggacccccaccccgccgccgccggcacacgcacgcactccgctgctcgactcgctgcggctcgcaccgttacggttacgtgtttagcgcttacgccactagccaaacgccatgtccggacgcggaaagggaggcaaagtcaagggcaagtcaaagtcccgctcaagcagggctgggctccagttcccggtcggcagaatccaccgcctcctgcgcaagggaaactacgccgagcgcgtcggcgccggggcgcccgtctacctcgccgccgtcatggagtacctcgcggctgaggtgctcgagctggccggaaacgcggcccgcgacaacaagaagacgcgcatcatcccgcgccacctgcagctcgccatccgcaacgacgaggagctcaacaagctcttgtcgggcgtcaccatcgcacagggtggtgtcctgcccaacatccaggccgtcctgctgccaaagaagaccgagaagaaggcctaaacagggaccgcggcgctgcgcttgcgtgctccctgcacgcaaacgcaaacgcgcctttgccttgccggctcgcctcacaacaatcggcccttttcagggccaccacacaaacctacgtccaaagcaaagtttccgtcgtcctcgccgcactttacaacaacgtccacagcgccggcgcacgtccgccatcttgtccacagcccgtgtggccgaacacacacacattttttctgcacccctccacgcacgcacagtcgcgttccaaacaacgacaacgacatcaatacaccaataatgtgatgtgatcattgttaatatgttcataattaaaagagcgcgtaacggcccgacgacggacgacacgcgggccgccgcgcgcgctctccaaacacacaggcacaggacaaaccaaaccaaaccaaacagctgatccgatcgatgatccggcccgcgccacaaacaaaccacgcacacaccggactcagccgcgccctcccgcatccatcatcacacacgtcacgtcgaaactccaaacggaacgcacgcacgcaaagcaacagaggcgcacaacaacaacaacaacaacaacaacaaacacacacacacagaggcaggcaggcaacacagaccctttcgcacttttcaatttccgaacagtgtggtggccctgaaaagggccgtttttcgtctctcccaccaagcacgggcaacggcacggccgcgggaaggccacagcacagcacaccggctgcctgcctaaccgccgaaaccgtacagggtgcgcccctgcctcttcagggcgtacaccacgtccatggccgtcacagtcttgcgcttggcgtgctcagtgtacgtcaccgcgtcgcggatcacgttctccaggaacaccttcagcactccgcgggtctcctcgtagatcagaccagagatgcgcttcacgccgcccctgcgagccaggcggcggatggcgggcttcgtgatgccctggatgttgtcgcgcaacaccttgcggtgccgcttggcgccacccttgcccagcccctttcctcccttgccgcggcctgtcattcttcctcctcctcaagcaacaaaaaaagcacaagcggcagctcctcacccggcgctagcgagtcggctacggtgcgccgtgagcgcgcgccgcccccctatatagactctggcccgccctccccccaccacgcgcaccgagggcatataagcgcagcacgggcccgcgcgggcccgttgtcaatcCAGGCACTTGGCCACTTGGCCACCAAACACACCACAGGCCGACCACACGTTGGCCCGACCTGTTACGAGCTTAAAAACTCGCAACAGCCAATGGATGCTACGCATCCGATAGGCCAGCCCAAATTAAGCCAGTTCCCTCCCGTACCATGTAAGTAAATATTAGCAGGAATAGCACCCGATGCTCACCCTGCCCCTTCACGAGCAAGGATTGCTCGCAAGtaaagtgcgtgcgtgcgtgcgcgggcccgttgtcaaggcagcaccggacgcttcgctaccgcacgcaccgctaaccgctatggcccgcacaaagcaaacggcccgcaagtccaccggcggaaaggcgccgcgcaaacagctcgccaccaaggcggcgaggaagagcgcgcccgccaccggcggcgtcaagaagccccaccgctacaggccgggcaccgtcgccctgcgagaaatcaggcgctaccagaagagcacagagctgctcatccgcaagctgccgttccagcgcctagtgcgcgagatcgcccaggacttcaagaccgacctgcgcttccagagctccgcagtcatggccctgcaggaggccagcgaggcctacctcgtcggcctcttcgaagacaccaacctgtgcgcaatccacgccaagcgcgtcaccatcatgcccaaggacatccagctcgcgcgccgcatccgcggcgagcgcgcctaaaccgcttagccgcggcacggcaccgcacgcgcgcaacacaaaaaaaacggcccttttcagggccactaacatctctccgtcgcgagcaaaacttttgtcggtcttgccgcccagcctctctctctagccccgttaaaacaaccaccacaattccccaccctccctcccgtacacagccgctctcgccaacaatcacaatcgacgtcatcccaccccaccccttcaaatacacacaaacaaacagccggacgacgtcaccacgggtggctggccgccgccgtctccgaggcgccaccgcgccttcccaattcccgccggccacttccacgtctcaacgtccccgtccccctttcacacagagaggacacacacataacaaacaagacgcgccatccgcaaagcaagcaaacaaacagagtctccagaaacatgagaaaccaaccgtcggccgccgcacaaaatacaaaacacaaaacaaaacggccacaaccgctccgctaccgcgcgccgccgcctaccgccaccggccccacaatccaaccaccacggcacgcacacagtacccacaagggtcatacagaaacgccacacaaacaccaaccaaccccacacacacacacacacacacacaccccggcgcatgcacgcacggccacccaaacaagacaacacaacgcgccaagcacgacaatcaacgccttcccgacgtcctctgatggccctgagaagggccgttttgggccgcgcgcagccgtgccatcgcgcgccactagacgacgcgggggaggggggtgggggacgacggggtcaagcgccagcccttcccttccttcccctttcctttctttactttaacttcacttcttcttcttgggcgaagccttcgccttagacggcgtcgtcgccttcttcgggcgcggcgccttcggcttcttcgtcggaaccttcgcggccttcttcgccttcgacggcgacttggccttggccggcttggccgcagccgccttcttcgcacccgcgggagccgccgacgccgcagacgccttcttggcggcgcccgccttccgaccggtcgccgccttcacgccaccagccttctttgcgccggccgcacgggcgcccttcttctccttgctggccggagcggcgcgcttcttcttcgcaccgccggcacgggccttgccgccctcggccgccccgccgccggcgccggcaagcttgaaagagccggacgcgcccttccccttcgtctgcaccagctcgccagccacgacggccgacttgaggtacttcttgataaagggcgccagcttctccgcgtccagcttgtagtgcgcggcaatgtacttcttgatcgcctgcagcgacgagccgccgcgctccttcagactcttgatggcggccgtcaccatctcagaggtgcgcgggtgcgcaggcttggcgcgcggcttcttcgcagacgccgcagacttggccttcttcgtcgtgccggtggcggcgggtgccgcagcagtctcgttcgtagccgcctgatctgccattatttcgacgacgcgcgtacacacacgagagcgagagcgagagcggcaggcggcaagcacggcggcagagaatagccgccgcgccgccaggcccagccagtgtcgcgggcgggcgcggacggccgagagagcggccgccactctgcgcgccgccgcgccgcgcctcccgcgcttgctaccgcccaacgtccgacagcctgtgcggaccagccccaaacctgcgccgcaaccacccgcgccgttcaaaccaccgaggatggggctacacacggccacaccacagtcgccaaccagtcgccacggcagcgccgcaaaccacggccaaactgcagctaccgcgcgctacagcctggctcggcccgccgagaatcgccgcccccgcccacatgccgcccccacagccccagccgacgacccgccacaatggccaaaccttcggcaaaagtgccacaccgtcgccgcgccagcccggccagcgcggccgccgccacagccacacaagcggaggcgtgcggcgatgccggccgtgcaaacgcacctccgccgccccatcgccctcccaccgtttcccgatcggcccgcagccgtcgggccacctcgcccgccaacattcgcgcccctttctcacaaaattgcccgccgcaaacaaaacgggcgccgcctgcgcaacatcggcaccggccaaccgagcgccgccgcccctcgccgcttacgcgaggggggctgaccgccgtccgcaactacagacacaccgaatctgcctccaagcacacacgacagccgacctcctacatttatacgccgcaagccacccaacggtgtgtggcggagggcactttttacgttacgtgccactgtcgtcattgcctccctttgccgttccagtcgcgtatggttcgcgggaacaacgactgtctgaaagcctccgtgcgcgctcgaatctctctacttttactacattcgggatctcctcgggaggtatatacgtacggggaagcaatatattcgatacctcatccggaaacgcaccctctcgaaaacctggcgagcaagctacaccgcgatgcagagagcgcctcccttgcagagtctgccacttaactatcacggttaccacataaccctgtgacgaaacgttggacctttctctatctcctccgtcaacccgacctgctacgcatcccacactg
Coding sequences within it:
- the LOC126232449 gene encoding uncharacterized protein LOC126232449, with the protein product MHVRQHRYPYTRPPIAHSRSVFNIINGAPAARRGRSHDAAATFAPTHSRTAKQLADPPTQHSRQTKTTAAAATKQNKHLAPSVRQKTNGQAHRPLLTTTTQRHAAPFPPLSIHSARDPVVDDDTRRARFPQPTPFRHYARLHPTPVATALLHALSPPPPPPPPPPPPPPLSPFPYTTTQPKTHSRPKHNNMARASAHTPNQSPSTQPHARHGKTGVLPRCHQSSTNNHTGGTTNNCRPAGNHQTHIPARHHTPLGSRFAKT